One window of the Ruegeria sp. THAF33 genome contains the following:
- a CDS encoding type IV secretion system protein VirB3, producing the protein MAERSPLFLGLARPPKYLGLPVGYLVVLATGVVLPFIWTKSMVFFLIGLVAYPILWFVADREPHFFEVLRVSYGSVRPTKNRALHGGDSFGA; encoded by the coding sequence TTGGCAGAACGATCCCCCCTTTTTCTGGGCCTCGCCCGACCGCCCAAGTATCTGGGCCTCCCTGTCGGATACCTCGTGGTACTGGCGACCGGGGTCGTTCTGCCGTTCATCTGGACCAAGTCGATGGTGTTCTTCCTGATCGGCCTTGTCGCCTATCCGATCCTCTGGTTCGTCGCTGACCGCGAGCCGCATTTCTTCGAAGTGCTGCGCGTCTCCTATGGATCAGTGCGCCCGACGAAGAACCGGGCCCTGCACGGAGGCGACAGCTTTGGCGCTTGA
- a CDS encoding TrbC/VirB2 family protein: protein MLRHRLSRLLPVATTLAAFATPAFAQDLSPIQTMLETVEAALTGPIGIAVATLAVIGTGFMCMMGRLNWGWFASVIIGIVLIFSAGTIVDGFS, encoded by the coding sequence ATGCTCAGACATCGCCTCAGCCGCCTCTTGCCCGTCGCCACAACCCTGGCAGCTTTCGCAACGCCCGCTTTCGCGCAGGACTTGTCACCGATCCAGACCATGCTGGAAACCGTCGAGGCCGCGCTGACCGGTCCGATCGGGATCGCGGTCGCCACGCTCGCGGTCATCGGCACCGGCTTCATGTGCATGATGGGGCGGCTGAACTGGGGCTGGTTCGCCTCGGTCATCATCGGGATCGTGCTGATCTTCTCGGCCGGCACCATCGTCGACGGCTTCTCCTGA
- a CDS encoding lytic transglycosylase domain-containing protein yields the protein MASRDATPPSGRDDILDLIRRTAARHQSNHALRKVGLDAGHWLVLFRALIEAESSYNPTAVSPKGAYGLGQLMPDTARSLGVDPRDPSQNLDGAARYLLAQIATFKDIDLALAAYNAGPHRVVEHSGIPPFTETRDYIARIHRIRSRLAATPVSSPDIRVAARVPARAPVLIDLQ from the coding sequence TTGGCGTCTCGGGATGCCACCCCTCCTTCGGGTCGAGACGACATCCTCGACCTGATCCGCAGGACTGCTGCCCGCCACCAGAGCAACCATGCGCTCCGGAAGGTGGGTCTTGATGCAGGCCACTGGCTCGTCCTGTTCCGCGCCCTTATCGAGGCCGAGAGCAGCTACAACCCGACCGCCGTGAGCCCCAAAGGCGCCTATGGGCTCGGCCAGCTGATGCCAGACACGGCCCGCAGCCTCGGGGTCGATCCGCGCGATCCCTCTCAGAACCTCGATGGCGCCGCACGCTATCTGCTCGCGCAGATCGCCACGTTCAAGGACATCGATCTGGCGCTCGCAGCCTATAACGCCGGCCCGCACCGCGTGGTCGAGCATTCCGGCATTCCACCCTTCACCGAGACCCGCGACTACATCGCGCGCATCCACCGGATCCGGTCCCGACTCGCGGCTACACCTGTTTCCTCGCCGGACATCCGCGTCGCAGCCCGGGTGCCTGCGCGCGCTCCGGTCCTCATCGATCTTCAGTAA
- a CDS encoding helix-turn-helix domain-containing protein, giving the protein MNLRDRVALNIQDLRRARGLSQEELAHRADVSRGHMGKVENAKFAASLDLLERIAKALNVDPKELFTKR; this is encoded by the coding sequence ATGAACTTGCGGGACCGTGTAGCACTGAACATCCAGGACTTGAGACGCGCCCGCGGCCTCAGCCAAGAGGAGCTTGCTCATCGGGCCGACGTGAGCCGCGGCCATATGGGCAAGGTCGAGAACGCCAAGTTCGCCGCCTCCCTCGACCTTCTCGAACGTATCGCCAAAGCGCTGAACGTAGATCCAAAAGAGCTCTTCACAAAACGCTAG
- the pcaF gene encoding 3-oxoadipyl-CoA thiolase: MTNVYICDYIRTPIGRYGGALSSVRADDLGAIPLRALASRNPKLDLAAIDEVIFGCANQAGEDNRNVARMSLLLAGFPDCVPGTTMNRLCGSGMDAVITAARAIKAGEADLIVAGGVESMSRAPFVMPKATTAFSRENSAEDTTIGWRFVNKQMKSQYGVDSMPETAENVAEDFSINRADQDAFAMRSQRKARDAMANGRLAREIVPVEIPQRKGEPKIVVQDEHPRAGTTLEALAQLKTFVKADGTVTAGNSSGVNDGAAALILATSDVAKKFGLTPIARVLGGATAGVAPRIMGFGPAPASEKLMARLGLKQEDFSVIELNEAFASQGLATLRHLGIADDDARVNPNGGAIALGHPLGMSGARITGSAMLDLKPGEKSLSTMCIGVGQGIAIALEAV, encoded by the coding sequence ATGACAAACGTCTACATCTGCGATTACATCCGCACACCAATTGGTCGCTATGGCGGCGCGCTTTCTTCTGTGCGAGCCGACGATCTTGGTGCAATCCCACTCAGGGCCCTGGCCAGCCGAAACCCGAAGCTAGATCTAGCGGCCATTGACGAAGTGATTTTCGGCTGCGCCAACCAGGCGGGCGAGGACAACCGCAACGTCGCACGCATGTCGCTGCTACTCGCGGGATTTCCGGATTGTGTCCCTGGCACGACGATGAACCGGTTGTGCGGATCGGGTATGGACGCCGTAATCACAGCCGCCCGCGCGATCAAAGCTGGAGAAGCCGATCTCATTGTTGCTGGCGGTGTGGAAAGCATGTCTCGTGCTCCGTTTGTGATGCCAAAAGCTACAACTGCATTCTCGCGCGAAAATTCTGCTGAAGACACCACCATCGGCTGGCGCTTCGTCAATAAACAGATGAAGAGTCAATACGGCGTCGACAGCATGCCTGAAACGGCCGAAAACGTAGCGGAAGACTTCAGCATCAACCGCGCCGACCAAGATGCCTTCGCCATGCGTTCGCAGCGAAAGGCGAGAGATGCCATGGCGAACGGTCGTTTGGCCCGTGAAATTGTCCCGGTAGAGATTCCTCAGCGAAAGGGGGAGCCAAAGATCGTCGTACAGGATGAACACCCTCGCGCGGGTACGACTTTGGAAGCGCTCGCCCAACTGAAAACTTTCGTAAAAGCGGACGGCACTGTAACCGCTGGGAATTCTTCGGGCGTGAACGATGGTGCCGCAGCATTGATCCTTGCCACCAGCGACGTCGCAAAAAAATTTGGCCTCACACCGATCGCAAGGGTCTTGGGCGGCGCAACCGCGGGCGTCGCACCGCGCATCATGGGTTTCGGGCCGGCACCGGCGTCGGAAAAGCTGATGGCGCGACTTGGACTGAAACAAGAAGACTTCTCGGTAATCGAACTTAACGAAGCCTTTGCTTCGCAGGGTCTGGCCACACTACGGCACCTGGGGATCGCGGATGATGACGCCCGCGTGAACCCGAACGGCGGCGCTATTGCTCTCGGCCATCCGCTTGGCATGTCAGGTGCCCGCATCACTGGTTCAGCGATGCTGGACCTCAAACCTGGAGAAAAGTCGTTATCGACCATGTGTATTGGCGTGGGACAGGGGATTGCAATCGCGCTCGAAGCTGTCTGA
- a CDS encoding electron transfer flavoprotein subunit alpha/FixB family protein, giving the protein MAVLLLAEIAGGALALDATAKAVTAAKSLGDVTVLVAGPAAAGEAASKIDGVAKVLVADDAAYANGLAEPVADLVVSLAGNYEHIVAPSTASAKNILPRVAALLDVMVLSDVTAIVDGSTFERPIYAGNAIQTVKSNDSKKVLTVRTTAFDAAGQGGSAAVEAIAAAGNAGLSAWVEDKVAASDRPELTSAKIVVSGGRGVGSEENFAIIEGLADKLGAAVGASRAAVDSGFAPNDWQVGQTGKVVAPELYIAVGISGAIQHLAGMKDSKVIVAINKDEEAQIFQVADYGLVADLLDAVPDMTKAL; this is encoded by the coding sequence ATGGCTGTTCTTCTCCTTGCAGAAATCGCCGGTGGTGCACTGGCGCTGGACGCCACCGCCAAGGCGGTGACCGCTGCCAAATCGCTGGGCGATGTGACCGTTCTGGTTGCGGGCCCCGCTGCCGCAGGCGAGGCCGCGTCGAAGATCGACGGCGTGGCAAAGGTTCTGGTGGCGGATGACGCCGCCTATGCCAACGGCCTGGCCGAGCCGGTCGCCGATCTGGTGGTCAGCCTGGCAGGCAATTATGAACATATCGTTGCTCCGTCCACGGCGAGCGCGAAAAACATCCTGCCGCGCGTCGCGGCGCTGCTGGACGTGATGGTTTTGTCGGACGTCACCGCCATCGTGGACGGGTCCACGTTCGAACGCCCGATCTACGCGGGCAACGCGATTCAGACGGTAAAGTCCAACGATTCCAAGAAGGTACTGACCGTCCGCACCACCGCCTTCGACGCGGCTGGCCAGGGTGGTTCGGCCGCCGTCGAGGCCATCGCAGCGGCCGGCAACGCGGGCCTGAGCGCCTGGGTCGAGGACAAGGTCGCGGCGTCGGATCGTCCGGAACTGACCTCGGCCAAGATCGTGGTCTCGGGCGGTCGCGGCGTCGGTTCCGAGGAGAACTTCGCGATCATCGAGGGCCTGGCCGACAAGCTGGGCGCGGCGGTCGGCGCCTCGCGCGCGGCGGTGGATAGCGGGTTCGCACCGAACGACTGGCAGGTCGGCCAGACCGGCAAGGTCGTGGCGCCCGAGCTGTACATCGCGGTCGGGATTTCCGGGGCAATTCAACACCTTGCAGGCATGAAGGACAGCAAGGTCATCGTCGCCATCAACAAGGATGAAGAGGCCCAGATCTTCCAGGTCGCCGACTACGGCCTGGTCGCAGACCTGCTCGACGCCGTCCCGGATATGACAAAGGCACTCTAA
- a CDS encoding electron transfer flavoprotein subunit beta/FixA family protein — MKIIAPIKHLIDYNVKVRVKADGSGVGLANVKMSMNPFDEIAVEEAIRLKEAGKADELVVVSIGVKQAQETLRTALAMGADRAILVVAADDVHQDIEPLAVAKILKAVIDAEAPGLVIAGKQAIDNDMNATGQMLAALLGWGQATYASEVAIEGEHAVVTREVDGGLQTIKVKLPAIVTADLRLNEPRYASLPNIMKAKKKPLDEKTAADFGVDVTPRLTVVKTAEPAARSAGEMVGSVDELVSKLKEKGIV; from the coding sequence ATGAAAATAATTGCACCTATAAAACACCTAATTGATTACAACGTGAAGGTTCGCGTTAAGGCGGACGGTAGCGGAGTTGGTCTCGCGAATGTGAAGATGTCGATGAACCCGTTCGACGAGATTGCGGTTGAAGAGGCGATCCGTCTGAAGGAAGCGGGCAAGGCGGACGAGCTTGTCGTCGTGTCGATCGGCGTGAAACAGGCGCAGGAAACGCTGCGCACGGCGCTGGCGATGGGCGCGGACCGGGCGATCCTCGTCGTGGCCGCCGACGACGTGCACCAAGATATCGAGCCGCTGGCGGTGGCCAAGATCCTAAAGGCCGTGATCGACGCCGAGGCGCCGGGCCTGGTGATCGCGGGCAAACAGGCGATCGACAACGACATGAACGCGACCGGCCAGATGCTGGCGGCGCTGCTGGGCTGGGGTCAGGCGACCTATGCCTCTGAGGTTGCGATCGAGGGCGAGCATGCCGTCGTGACCCGCGAAGTGGACGGCGGTCTGCAGACCATCAAGGTGAAGCTGCCGGCGATCGTCACCGCCGACCTGCGCCTGAACGAGCCGCGCTACGCCTCGCTGCCCAACATCATGAAAGCCAAGAAGAAACCGCTGGACGAAAAGACCGCCGCCGATTTCGGCGTCGATGTCACGCCGCGCCTGACCGTCGTCAAGACGGCAGAGCCCGCCGCGCGTTCGGCCGGGGAAATGGTTGGCTCGGTCGACGAGCTGGTGTCGAAGCTGAAAGAAAAGGGGATCGTGTAA
- a CDS encoding SDR family NAD(P)-dependent oxidoreductase, giving the protein MGRVSGKVALVTGGAMGMGKAHCETLAREGAHVFVTDRDTEAGESVVKGIIGAGGKAEFIQHDVTLEEDWKNVISTVQSSAGRLDVLVNNAGILILKPLHETSPDEFDMTINVNVRGVYLGIRAAVPLMKETEKASIINISSIYGIVGAASAGAYIGSKGAVRMLTKSCAVDLAESGIRVNSIHPGVIDTPMTKDLLHADEETRQAILGATLLKRPSKPEEVSNAVLFLASDESSFVHGAEIVVDGGYTAN; this is encoded by the coding sequence ATGGGACGGGTATCCGGAAAAGTCGCACTGGTAACAGGTGGCGCCATGGGCATGGGAAAAGCCCATTGTGAAACGCTGGCACGTGAAGGCGCGCATGTATTTGTAACCGACCGTGATACGGAAGCGGGTGAAAGCGTAGTAAAAGGTATCATTGGAGCCGGAGGGAAGGCGGAATTCATTCAGCATGACGTGACGCTTGAAGAAGATTGGAAGAATGTCATCTCCACGGTGCAATCAAGTGCTGGTCGACTTGATGTGCTAGTGAACAACGCTGGCATTCTCATTCTGAAGCCGCTCCACGAAACCTCGCCTGACGAATTTGACATGACGATCAACGTCAATGTACGCGGTGTTTATCTCGGTATCCGAGCCGCGGTTCCATTGATGAAAGAGACCGAAAAAGCATCAATTATCAATATTTCTTCAATCTATGGGATTGTTGGTGCCGCTTCGGCGGGAGCCTACATTGGATCCAAAGGCGCCGTACGGATGTTGACCAAATCCTGCGCAGTCGACCTGGCCGAAAGTGGCATACGTGTCAATTCGATCCATCCCGGTGTCATCGATACTCCCATGACAAAAGATCTGCTACACGCCGACGAAGAGACCCGGCAGGCAATTCTGGGGGCCACGCTGCTCAAGCGGCCAAGCAAACCTGAAGAGGTTTCGAATGCGGTCCTGTTCCTCGCATCGGATGAGTCATCGTTCGTTCACGGAGCAGAGATTGTAGTAGATGGCGGTTATACTGCGAATTGA
- a CDS encoding NAD(P)/FAD-dependent oxidoreductase — MNIQTENTKTVGADFDAVVIGAGFGGLYAVHKLRNEQGLNVRGYDSASDVGGTWWWNRYPGALSDTESYVYRYSFDKELLRKGRWKTRYLTQPEILEYMNEVADHLDLRRSYKFDTKVDGAHYNEKTGLWNVITDSGETVTAKYLVTGLGLLSATNVPKFKGIDDFKGRILHTGAWPEGVDLSNKRVGIIGTGSTGVQVITATAPIAKHLTVFQRSAQYVVPIGNTPQDDATIAEQKANYDNIWNQVKNSVVAFGFEESAEPAETASPEERERVFEAAWQRGGGFYFMFGTFCDIATSQVANDAAADFIKGKIKQIVKDPKVAEKLTPKDLYAKRPLCGNNYYEVYNRDNVTLADVKADPIAEFTPNGIRLESGEEHELDIVIFATGFDAVDGNYVKMDLRGRGGVTMRDTWKEGPLGYLGMMEVDFPNFFMILGPNGPFTNLPPSIETQVEWIADTICAMEEEGVQSVEPTVEARDAWVGTCREIADMTLFPKAESWIFGANIPGKKNAVMFYMAGIGNYRNAISAVKEEGYTSLIRDRTAEKV, encoded by the coding sequence ATGAACATTCAGACTGAGAATACTAAAACGGTCGGAGCGGATTTTGACGCAGTCGTCATTGGCGCGGGCTTCGGCGGGCTTTACGCTGTCCACAAACTTCGCAACGAGCAGGGACTGAACGTCCGGGGCTATGACAGCGCCAGTGACGTTGGCGGCACCTGGTGGTGGAACCGATATCCCGGTGCGCTGTCAGACACGGAAAGCTATGTCTATCGCTATTCTTTTGACAAAGAGTTGCTTCGAAAAGGCCGCTGGAAAACCCGGTATCTGACCCAGCCCGAGATCCTCGAATACATGAACGAGGTAGCGGATCATCTCGATCTTCGACGCAGCTACAAGTTCGACACCAAAGTGGATGGCGCGCACTATAATGAAAAAACCGGTCTCTGGAACGTGATCACTGATAGTGGTGAGACAGTTACCGCAAAATACCTTGTCACTGGCCTCGGTCTCTTGTCCGCAACGAATGTTCCAAAATTCAAGGGCATCGATGATTTCAAAGGCCGTATCTTACACACAGGTGCCTGGCCCGAGGGAGTGGACTTGAGCAACAAACGCGTGGGCATTATCGGCACCGGCTCGACGGGTGTTCAGGTTATCACTGCAACGGCACCAATTGCAAAACACCTGACTGTTTTTCAGCGCTCTGCACAATATGTCGTGCCGATTGGGAACACCCCGCAAGACGATGCTACCATCGCCGAGCAAAAGGCGAACTACGATAATATCTGGAATCAAGTGAAGAATTCTGTTGTGGCCTTCGGCTTCGAAGAAAGCGCCGAACCCGCCGAAACCGCCTCGCCCGAGGAACGGGAGCGGGTCTTCGAAGCCGCCTGGCAGCGCGGCGGTGGTTTCTATTTCATGTTTGGCACCTTTTGCGATATTGCGACCAGCCAAGTGGCCAATGATGCGGCCGCTGACTTCATCAAGGGCAAGATCAAGCAAATCGTGAAGGACCCCAAGGTCGCAGAGAAACTGACGCCGAAGGACCTTTACGCCAAGCGCCCGCTTTGCGGAAACAACTATTACGAGGTCTACAACCGAGACAACGTGACCCTCGCCGACGTGAAGGCCGATCCGATCGCAGAGTTCACTCCGAACGGCATTCGTCTCGAAAGCGGCGAGGAGCATGAGCTTGACATCGTAATCTTTGCCACTGGTTTCGATGCGGTCGACGGCAATTACGTCAAAATGGACCTCCGCGGACGCGGAGGCGTGACCATGCGCGACACTTGGAAGGAAGGCCCACTCGGTTACCTCGGCATGATGGAGGTAGACTTCCCTAACTTCTTCATGATCCTTGGCCCTAATGGCCCCTTCACTAACCTGCCCCCCAGCATTGAGACGCAAGTTGAATGGATCGCTGACACGATTTGCGCAATGGAAGAAGAGGGGGTTCAAAGTGTGGAGCCAACCGTGGAGGCGCGCGACGCTTGGGTTGGCACCTGCCGTGAAATCGCCGACATGACACTCTTCCCCAAAGCTGAAAGCTGGATCTTCGGCGCAAATATCCCCGGAAAGAAGAATGCGGTGATGTTCTACATGGCCGGGATTGGCAATTATCGCAATGCCATTAGTGCGGTTAAGGAGGAAGGTTATACATCCCTGATCCGCGACCGCACTGCCGAGAAGGTGTAA
- a CDS encoding alpha/beta hydrolase encodes MEISREADTLRALYQNWTDQMVENPDLTIANLRSMFDEWGQPALEPENVSYKSDHVGGVEAIWALPAGADTSRVIVYTHGGGFAVGSADSHRKMAGHLAKVLGVTSVILHYRRAPEHPFPAQIEDAVAAYKALLDKGFKARNILTAGDSAGGNLAIASVLKLRELGLPLPGAVIAYSPWLDMAMRGETLETNAETDALVGKPILEAMAGMFLGEGTDPLNPLANPLENDFTGYPPLYINAGGAETLKSDAERLHEKAKAQGVNVTLSIVEGMQHVFPALSGRAPEANEELGRIAAWYRAL; translated from the coding sequence ATGGAAATCAGTAGAGAAGCGGATACGCTGCGGGCGCTTTATCAGAATTGGACCGATCAGATGGTCGAGAACCCAGACCTGACGATCGCGAACCTGCGCAGCATGTTCGATGAATGGGGGCAGCCCGCACTAGAGCCGGAAAACGTTAGCTACAAAAGCGATCATGTCGGAGGAGTTGAGGCTATCTGGGCCCTACCAGCCGGGGCAGATACCTCGCGTGTAATTGTTTACACTCATGGTGGCGGCTTTGCCGTCGGCTCAGCCGATAGTCATCGAAAAATGGCAGGGCACCTCGCTAAGGTGCTTGGGGTTACGTCGGTGATCCTGCACTATCGGCGCGCACCCGAGCACCCATTTCCGGCGCAGATCGAAGATGCAGTAGCCGCATACAAAGCGCTGCTGGATAAGGGTTTCAAGGCAAGAAATATTCTGACGGCTGGCGACAGTGCTGGCGGCAATCTTGCCATCGCCAGCGTGCTGAAGTTACGCGAACTTGGGTTGCCACTGCCCGGAGCGGTCATCGCCTATTCGCCCTGGCTCGACATGGCGATGCGCGGGGAAACACTGGAAACCAACGCGGAAACCGATGCGCTAGTCGGCAAACCGATCCTCGAAGCGATGGCGGGGATGTTCCTCGGTGAAGGCACGGATCCGCTTAATCCGTTGGCCAACCCGCTGGAGAACGATTTCACCGGTTACCCGCCGCTCTATATCAATGCCGGAGGGGCCGAGACGCTTAAGAGCGATGCCGAACGGTTGCACGAAAAGGCCAAGGCACAGGGCGTAAACGTGACCCTGTCTATCGTCGAAGGCATGCAGCATGTCTTTCCCGCGCTTTCGGGACGCGCGCCCGAGGCAAACGAGGAACTTGGTCGCATCGCCGCATGGTATCGGGCCCTCTGA